The Veillonellaceae bacterium sequence AAATGTAATAAATTACTGGCTATAACTGATTATTAAAATGTAGGAGGCCGGCAAATAAATGCAGCCTAGAATAGCTAAAAGAGACGTAACTCTTCATATTCTTAAAACATTTGGCTTACATATGAGCAAGAAGCTTGGACAAAATTTCTTAATCGACGAGAATATTGTCGATAAAATAGTCAGCGCAGCTGATATTAAACCTGAAGAGACTGTTCTGGAAATTGGTCCTGGTATTGGTACGCTGACGCAAGGGTTAGCTGAAAGCGGCTGCCAGGTTGTAGCTGTAGAGCTTGATGCTCGGCTAATTGATATTTTGGGTAAAACATTATCCGGTTATAATAATGTCCGGATAGTCCACGGCGATATATTAAAGATTGACATTTCCCGGGAAATATTGGCAGAAAGGTACAAGGTTGTAGCTAATCTTCCATATTATATTACCACGCCAATAATTATGGGGCTGTTGGAACAGCGCCTGCCGATTGAACGGCTAGTAACAATGGTGCAAAAGGAGGTTGCCGAACGGATGGTGGCCCGGCCTGGCGGTAAAGATTACGGCGCACTGTCAGTAGCTGTTCAGTATTATACCGAACCGGAAATTATGTTTATCGTCCCGCCAAAGTCCTTCATCCCGGCGCCTGCGGTAGAATCGGCCGTTATTAGATGTATCTTGCGTGATAAACCGCCGGTCGATATTAATGATGAAAAGAAATTTTTCAGAGTTGTTAAAGCAGCCTTCGCCCAACGGCGCAAAACGCTGACTAATAATTTAAAAGGGGCCGGCCTCCCGGCTGACCAGGTACAGGCGATCCTCGATACCGCCGGCATCGACGGAACGCGCCGCGGAGAAACGCTATCGCTAGATGAGTTTGCAGCGATTGCAAATGCGTGGGAATGACCTGCCTGTCCTTTTTTCTTGATAAAAAAGGACCAAAAAATCAAGGACCTGTACTGCAGCGGCCTTGAAAAAAGACCTCGCTTGCGGAAAGTCCGAAACTCGCTGCGCTCAGACAGTCGGACTTTCTTATCGCAAGCAAGGTCTTTTTACATCCCTGCGGGCCCGGCCGCTTCCGTAATGGTCCATAAG is a genomic window containing:
- the rsmA gene encoding 16S rRNA (adenine(1518)-N(6)/adenine(1519)-N(6))-dimethyltransferase RsmA, whose product is MQPRIAKRDVTLHILKTFGLHMSKKLGQNFLIDENIVDKIVSAADIKPEETVLEIGPGIGTLTQGLAESGCQVVAVELDARLIDILGKTLSGYNNVRIVHGDILKIDISREILAERYKVVANLPYYITTPIIMGLLEQRLPIERLVTMVQKEVAERMVARPGGKDYGALSVAVQYYTEPEIMFIVPPKSFIPAPAVESAVIRCILRDKPPVDINDEKKFFRVVKAAFAQRRKTLTNNLKGAGLPADQVQAILDTAGIDGTRRGETLSLDEFAAIANAWE